GTAATACTGATGAGGTTGATGATCTGGATTTTGATATAAAGGAGTATCAGAAATACCATCATTAGCTTTTCCTAAGAATTGAATGGCATCTCCCTGGTCAATCCTACCATCACTTTGGCCACTAACTCTTATTGCAATTTCTTCTCCCCTATGGTACATTCTGATAGCTCGAGCATCAATAGTAGATAACGGTATTCCAACTTCTAATAAGTCATTGTAGTCGAGTTCAAAAGCTGCATTAGTACCTACTGAAATTTTGTAGTATGATTGATTGAAATTAATCCATGCCTGGGGACTTTGTGCCCAAGATAAATGGGAGAAAACAAAAAACGATATGAATAATAAAATGCTATTTTTTCGCATTCCAATTAAAAATCATGGTGAAAACGTGAGAATAAAGTGACTCAGAGCTATTCCCTAAATCTGTGAATGCATAATCAATCTGTAAAACCTTATATTTGAATCCTACACCAATATTAGCCTGACCATTCCATCTTTCCGTGCCATTAAAATTCTTTATTTTTTGCAGATTATTGCCTCCAAACCTCAGGAAAGCCATATTATCGTAACCTAATTCAATCCCAGCTCTTGGGTCAACTGAAAACTTCTCTTCGCTTATATAAGCATTTCGTTCACCATCAAAAGTCGCGTCAAAGTTAACTTCTGCCATAATGGAAAATTTATAGGGTAACTTTTGAGTATAAGCTGATCCTAAAACCAATCTTGGAACCGCCATTTCCGTGGTGTTTTCAGGTATCTCATTATTAGTTTGAGTGTATATATCTTCTATAAGCGTTATATTGTGATACCAAGTCGTAAAAGTTCCAGTTACATCTCGGGCAACTAAACCAACATCTAAATTCTTCCATTTATAATGAGCACCTAGATCAAAACCAAAGCCCCATGCCTTAGCAAATTCTCCCACTGTTCGGTGGATTACTTTTGCATTGGCACCAAATGAAAGCCCGTCCAAGAACTTTAAATTTCGCGCATAAGAAAACTGAAAGGCATAATCCGCGGCAGAGAAAAATCGAATATTATCATAATTCAAGGCTCCATTGGCATCATATATAAAACGGGTATCGGGAATATCATCCACTCCGAAGCGAATCAAAGAAAAGCCCATTTTGCTATCTTCGTCTATGGAAGTGGCAAAGCCTAAGTAATCATAAGCTGCAATTCCAGCGAAATATTCTGCATGCATTAAATCCAAAGAATGATCTGTTTTAAGGCTACTTAACTTGGCTGGGTTCCAATATCCCGCAGATGCCCCTTCAACAGACGCAACTGTTGCACCACCCATTGCGAAAGACCTTGCACCCACTCCTATCGCCAAAAACTCATTGGCATATTTAGGCTTAGAAATCTGTGCGGAAACTTCAAACGAGAGCACTGATAAAAGAAATATGTAAAGCAGTTTTTGCATCAATTCATTTAAATCCAATCAATTATCAAAATTAACAAATATCCTTTGAAATTTATGTCATTCCCCTTCTATTATAGTTCAAAAAAACTAAAAGGCCGTCTTTGTTTAGCTTGTACATTTATAAAAATCCGTCCGGTTTTACCAAACTGCAAATGTAAAATGATAATTCCTTTCACGATTAAATCAAGTAAAAACCTAGTCGCTTTCATCTCCTCCTAAGGTGAGGTATTTTCACTTATGCAAATACTACCTTCACTTATTCACCGTACAGATTGTTATCGGTGGAAACACCTGAAAATGCGCTAATTTATCCTGCCTTTGTCTTTTCAATACCTGGCAGGTTTGATTTCTGTGAAAAATCACTCAAAAGTTCATACTAGCTATCCTTTGCCATTTTTACTTAAATATATCATCATGGCTTTCGGTCGGTTTGCCACCGACCGAGGTAGATTCCATGGTGGCTGGCAAACCAACAATTTTGGAAATCTTTTTTAATTCTCCAATACAAGGGACCAGGTAAAATTAACGCACTACAACCATCTAACGAGCTGTTCACAATCGTACACTTCTTAGAATAAATTGACCTCTATTGAACAAATTGAGCAACTTTGATAAATATCTACTTTGATACAACAAATTATTAAAAACAAAGCTAAGTCGATCCAAACGCACATTTCAAGCATAAACCTTAGATTTTCATCAAGCTAGAAAAGAAACTGGTACATATCTTGGCATAGCAATATCATAAATGGAATAAAACCCATGATTATACACTAATTAAAGGATAATTTTATGATAGCAGAAAAGATAAAAGCACAATTACGCACCGGGGTTCTGGAGTATTGTGTAATGCAGATTTTAAGGAGAGGTGAAGTTTATGCCTCAGATATCATCGATGAACTATTAGAAGAAGACCTCATCAAGGTAGAAGGCATTATTTACCCCTTATTGATGCGTTTGAAACATGAAAACTTAGTTCAGTATGAATGGACAGAAGCGCAAAATGGGCTGCCAAAAAAACACTATCAATTAACTGATAGCGGGCAGAATACCATCAAGGCATTGGATGAAACTTGGAGTGAGATTAACAAATCAGCCAGAAGGATCAAAAAAAAGACCGAGGAGCAATTGAAATCATCTAAAGAAGAAAACTAATTGGTAATTAATTTCTCATTACAATTAATCTAAAAAAATCTTAATTTTAAAGCAATGAAAAAGAATATAAGTATAAATATAGGAGGCATAATATTCCATATAGAGGAAGATGGCTTTGACAAGCTTAAAAACTATTTGGATGCCATCAATCGATACTTTTCTGATTTCAAGGACAGTCAGGAAATCATCAATGACATAGAAAATCGAATTGCAGAAATATTTTTGGCTAAACTTAAGGATGACAAGCAAGTCATTGATCTCGAAGATGTAAATGCCTTAATGGTCACTTTAGGTAGCATCGAAGATTTCCAAAAAGCAGAAGAAACAGATGAAGCTTTTGAGGAAAAAACCGAGGAGCACTATCAAAGTCAAGAACCTACTGGGACAAAAAGATTATACCGCGATACAAAACGATATATTTTTGGTGGAGTAGCTGCAGGTATTGCACATTATTTCAATATAGATGTATTGTGGATTAGATTGCTGTTTATTATTGGCTTTTTGGGATTAATCCCATTTCAGCCAGTTTCAGTATTTATTCTGATTGCCTATATAGTAATGTGGATTTTCTTACCAGCAAATCCTGAATTACAAGAAGACGAAAAAGTAAAAAAGCTCTATAGAAGCCAGGAAAATAAAGTTATCGGTGGTGTAGCCCGTGGTTTAGCTGCTTATTTCGGAACCGATGTAGCGGTAATTAGGATTTTGTTTGTATTATCACTTATTCCTGGAGGAGCTGGTTTGATCATCTATTTGGTACTTTGGTTTATTACGCCTTCTGCCAAAACGGTAACCGAGAAAATGCAAATGGAAGGTACTCCCATTACATTGAGCAATATTGAAAAGAATATTAAAAGTAGCTTAAAAGTTGAAAATGGGGAGGAATCAACACTTGTGAAAATATTATTATTCCCATTCCGCTTGATAGCGATTATTATTAATGGATTAGCAAAAGCTTTGGGTCCTGTTGTAAATTTTATAGTTGAAGCGGCCAGAGTAGTTTTAGGAATAATTTTAAGTTTGTTCGGTTTAGGACTAGGTGTGATAATTATAGTACTACTATTCGCCTCTCAAGGAATATGGTTTGAATCTTCAAATATCAACTTCTTTGACATCCCCAACGAAATGATAGCCAACACTTTTTCCATAGAATTAGTCATCGTCAGTTTCCTATTCTTGCTTATTCCTGCATTATTCATCATGGTTTCTGGAATTAGTGTGATGGCTCGTAAGTGGTTAATGAACAGAACTGTGGCATTTTCGCTTTTAGCAGTATGGTTTTTAAGTACGATAGCAGCGGCCATCATCATACCTACAACAGCTATGAATTTTAGAAATGATGGAGAAGTTTTTGAAACCTACGAATACAATTTAGAGGATAAAGTAGCTATTTTGAATTTGAAAGAAGTCGGTTTTGAAGATTATGATGTGACCAATCTCAAGATAAGAGGCTACGAAGGTGATAAGATAAAACTGGAGAAAAGATACAGAGCACAAGGCACTAGCAGAATAGATGCCGAAAAGAACGCTAAAATGGCTTACCACAATGTGGAATTAAAAAATGATAGTATTTTATGGTTTGATTCCAACATTCAATTCTTAGAAGACGCGGCCTTTAGAGCACAAAGCTTAAATATGATTTTGTATGTTCCTTATGGGCAAGAGTTTGAAATGCACAGGAAAATGCGCCATATCCTTCGAAATACCATCTACATTAATGGTTATAATGTAAGTCAAATTCATAATAACCGTTGGATTTTCGAAGAAAATGAAGGATTGAATTGCTTGACTTGTTCAGATACAAAAACCAGAAGCAGGGCTTATAGCAGTACAGATTCAGATCAATTTTTTGCCACGCCCTTCGACTTTTCAAGTGACGCCTATGTGCGAACTTATGACATTGTTGATTTTAGTAAAGTTTCGGCAGCCACCGGAATATTTGTTGAAATCAAGCAAGGAAACGGCTATGATTTCCAAGTAGTAGCAGAAGATGAAGAAGATTTAGAGGAATTCAGATTCGAATTAAAAAATGAGAGATTAAAGGTCTATTTCAATAAAAAGGATTGGGATTGGGATATTTTCTCCGGTGATTCTTGGAATTGGAAAGGCAATATTCCCGAGGTAAAGTGTATCATTACAATGCCTGAATTAAAGGAGTTAGAATCATCTTCGGCCGCAACAGTACATATCTTAGGGTTTAAAGGTGACAAACTAGATTTGGATGTTAGTTCAGCGGCAAGAGTCTATGCTGAAATCGACTATGATCTGTCAAATTTAGAGGTCTCTAGTGCTTCAAAAGCTTACTTAAAAGGAAGCTTAAATTCAATGAACCTAGACATCAGTAGTGCAGCTAAGGTGCAAGCATTCGACCTTATCGTAAAAAACGCAGAAGTAGATGCATCAAGCGCTTCAAAAGTAGATATCCATGTCACCGATTATTTGGACGCCAATGCAAGTAGTGCTGCCAAGGTAATATATCAAGGTCGCCCTCGATTAGAAAGCAATAGTAGTAGCGGTGCAAAAGTTTCAGCTGATTAAATTTTAATTAGAATTCATGTGATGTCATTTAGTCATCGCATGAATTCCATTCTTAGTTACTAATATTCCACAATTTTTTGCATCTTGTTGCTATAAATAATTCGCATGAATGTAAGAGTAAAGTTTTTAGGTGGAGCCCAATCCGTTACAGGGTCAAAGTATTTATTAGAAATTGATGATTTTAAAGTATTAATAGATTGCGGACTTTTTCAAGGCCTCAAAGCGTTAAGGTTAAGAAACTGGGAAGATTTCCCCATTGATGTAAAAGAAATTGATGCCATTGTACTTACACATGCTCATTTGGACCATTCTGGTTATGTTCCCCGAATGGTAAAACAAGGATACAAAAAGAATGTATATTGCACTGAAGCCACCGCTGCATTATTAGAAGTTATGTGGCTGGATTCAGCTAAATTACAAGAAGAAGAGGCTGAATTTGCCAAGAAAAAAGGATATTCTAAGCATAAAAACCCATTGGCTTTATATGACCAAAACGATGCAGAAGCTGCTTTAAAAACAATAATTCCCAAATTATTCAATAAAGAGTTTAAGCTAAATGAAAAAATCAGCATTATCTTTCACCCTGCTGGACATATTTTGGTGCTGCCTCAGTTGAAGTGATCTTAAAGGGAGAAAATCAAAGCAAAAACATCATTTTCAGTGGTGATTTAGGCAGAGAGACAGATCCTGTACTTTTCCCACCCTCTTCATTCAAAACTGCAGATGCGATATTTTTGGAATCCACCTATGGAGACCGTACAAATGAGGTAGCTAAAGTTCAAGATGAACTAAAAGAGTATATTCTAAAGCACATGAATGAAGGAGTAATTATGATTCCTGCCTTTACTGTGGGCAGAACACAAAATTTACTCTTTTACATCAATGAACTAATGAAAACTGGACAAATACCACATCTCCCTGTGTATATAGATAGTCCGATGGCCATTAGCGTCACGAAACTATATGAAAAATTCTCAGATCAACATCGGTTACATGAGCAAGATATCTTTGATAACAAGAATTTCCACTACGTTAGAGAGCATCAGCATTCTAAGGCATTGGACAGCTTGGAAAATCGAGCCATAATCATTTCAGCTAGCGGAATGTTAACCGGTGGTAGGATATTGAGCCATCTTTTCAAAAGGCTTGGCAATAAAAATGATTTATTGCTAATGGTAGGCTTTCAGGCAGTGGGCACCCGAGGCAGAGATATTTTAGAAGGTAAAGAAAGCGTCAAAATTTATGGGGAAGAAGTCCCTATAAAATGTCAGTTTGCCAAAATTGACGGTTTATCAGCCCATGCCGACCAAACAGAATTGCTAAACTGGTATGAGCATTTCCAAGATCCCTTGAAATTCACTTTCCTGGTTCACGGAGAACTTGAGGCGATGGAAACCTTAAAAAGCAAATTAGAGGAAAAAGGAGCTCGTAATGTTTTCATTCCTGACTATATGGAGTCTTTTGAGCTATTTTCAGGTATTTAATAGGATATTTTCTTCCAATAGTAATTTAGATTAACTGAAATATTCCCTGTATTCATACGAAAGGGATAGATAAACTCTCCTTTAAAATTAATAGGCTCTGCAATTGAACTAATGGAAGCATCATATTGGACTTCTAATCCTAAATGCCAATATCGTGCTTCGGCCACTAAAACAAGATTATGATTAAAGGTTTTCATTGGATTTTGAATAATGGCTTCATTGGCAAAATCCAATAATTTCTGATTTGTAGGTCTTGATAACCATCTCTCACTAGCATCATAAGGGAATATGCCCTCTTTATTTTTATGATGCATATAATTTAATTCATAGCCTAAACTAAACCTATATTCTATTTTTCGTTTCACCACTAATGAGGGCATCACATTAAACAAATAGGACTGGTAAAGAGCAAAAAATGTTTTTCCATTAGGTATCATGATCGCACCTTTTTCAGGCGGTGGATCATAATCTAAAACCGTTAAAAAATAAACTTGATTATGGGTTTTCGCATTAAACCTCAAGGAAAGAAAATCAAATCTCTTACTGGGGATTTCCAAAAATACACCTCCTTGATTATATCCACGTCCATTATCTGAATGTAACCGTAAATCTACACCCTGATAGCGACCACTGGTGTTTAAATCTGAATGATGAATTTTAAGTCCAACAGTAGCACCAAAATTGATTTGAGCCGACAATCCAATGGGTAAAATACTTAAAGCAAGTAATACTAGCAATCTATGCATATTCAACTATTTGGATCTTGGATTACTATTCTTAAATGTATAAAACTTTATAAACACAGTCCATTCAAAAAGTAAAGTGGACTTCAATAGATTTAAATTAATAAACTAATTTTTTAAAACAAAAATATCCTGACAATAATCATCTAATATTCAGATATAGATCATAGTTAACAATAAATGTCATCAAAGTTACTAACCTATTGATTATCAATGCGTAAATTTATTTAAAACTAAATTTCCCTAAAGCTATGAAAATCGAACAAATCTACACCGGATGCCTAGCACACGCAGCATATTATATTGAAAATAACGGAGAAGCTGCAATTTTCGATCCTTTAAGAGAAGTGCAGCCTTATATAGACAGAGCAACAAAAGACAAAGCGAAAGTTAAGTATGTTTTTGAAACGCACTTTCACGCAGACTTTGTGAGCGGTCATTTGGATTTAGCCAAAAAAACAGGAGCTAAAATTGTATATGGCCCAACAGCTAAACCACATTTTGAGGCTATAGTTGCGCAAGATAATGATATTTTTGAAGTTGGAAATTACAAAATTAAAGTGCTGCATACACCTGGCCATACTATGGAAAGTACCACGTATCTTCTGATAGATGAGAATGGTGATGATCAAGGCATCATTACTGGAGATACTTTATTTATCGGGGATGTAGGCAGACCTGATTTGGCTCAACATGTAATTGAAGACCTTACTGAAGAAAAATTAGCAGGACATCTATACGACTCCTTACATGAAAAAATTCTTCCTTTAGCTGACCACTTGATTGTATATCCAAATCATGGTGCAGGAAGTGCCTGTGGTAAAATGATGAGCAAGGAAACCACCGATACTTTAGGTCATCAAAAAGAAACCAATTATGCGTTACAACCCATGGAAAAAGAAGAATTCATTAAGCAATTATTGACTGGTTTAACCCCTCCTCCAGGTTATTTTCCGAAAAACGTATTGATGAATATTCAAGGATATGAAAGCATTGACCACGTACTAGAGAAAGCCAAAGTACCGCTTAGTCCAGAAGCTTTTGAGGCTGCTGCCAATGAAACCGGTGCATTAGTTTTAGACACTCGCAATGCTGAAGAATTTTCCAAAGGTTTTATCCCCAACAGTATCAATATAGGATTGGATGGAAATTTTGCCATGTGGGTTGGTGAAATGGTTGCGGATATAAAACAAAAAATCTTGTTGGTTGCTGAAGAGGGCAAAGAAGAAGAAGCTATGATCAGACTATCACGTATAGGTTACGATCACACCATTGGATACTTGGACAGAGGATTTAACAATTGGAAATACGCCCATAAAGAAATTGACAAAGTAAGCCGGATTGATGCAAGAGAATTAGCCTGTGAAATGAAAGATGTGCCATTAATTTTTGATGTTAGGAAGAAAAGTGAATTTGATTCTGAGCACGTTATAGGAGCACAAAATATTCCACTAAACCAGATCAACTCTCATTTGGCTGAGTTACCGAAAGATAAGCCTTTCATCATTCATTGTGCCGGTGGTTATAGAAGTATGCTAGCTGCCTCCATTTTAAAAGCAAGAGGTTGGGAAAAATTTATAGATGTAAGAGATGGTTTTAAAGGCATCAAAGAAACCAATATTCCTATTAGTGAATATGTATGTCCCACCACTTTGCTTTAAATCAATTCCAAAAGAAAATATACATGGCAGGTCACGACCTGCCATTTTTTCAATTCAGATCCGAAAACTACAAATTGTAGCTTGAATTTAGTGTTGTCTCTTCCTCCTTGGTGGGTTCAGGGGGCGAGGACCGTGTTATATCCCTAAAGCACTTTTCAATTTGGGGTAACCCGTCTTACTCACTGGAATCTTTTCTCCACTTGTTAATATTACTAGGTGACTATCCTTCTTATAAGCCTCAATTTTTGTGATCTCGGCTATTTTCACAATGTAAGACCGATGGACCCGAACAAATGATTCTGCTTGCAAATGATTTTCAAAATAGCTTAAGGTTTTGTTTTTTAAGAACTTTCCCTCCTTAGTATAAATATTTACATAATCATCATTGGCTTCTAAATATTGAATTTCCTTAGTGGGAATAATTTTGATATCATTCCGATCCCTTAGGACAATTCTGCTTAAAGAAGCTATAGTTTCTGTGGTTTCATTATCGAGTAGCTCTTGAATGTTTTGTCCTTTACCAGTCTGTTTAAATTTTTCAATCGCCTTATCAAATCTATCTTGAGAAAAAGGTTTCAGCAAATAATCAACAGCATGAACCTCAAACGCTTTCATAGCATATTCATCAAAAGCAGTGGTGAAAATAACGGATGGAATTTCTTCCAGTAATTCCAACATTTCAAAACCATTTATTTTTGGCATTTGAACATCAAGAAAAATTAAATTGGGTTGATGTTGGTGAATGGCTTTAATACCTTCAAAACCATCATGACAAATGGCTACAATCTCAAAATCTGGAAATTTCGACAAGTATTCAGCAACTAAATTTGTTGCCAAGGGTTCATCATCAATTATTATAGTCTTTATCATGAGATTTGAGGAATTAATAGTTCAACTT
This is a stretch of genomic DNA from Marivirga harenae. It encodes these proteins:
- a CDS encoding PspC domain-containing protein, with product MKKNISINIGGIIFHIEEDGFDKLKNYLDAINRYFSDFKDSQEIINDIENRIAEIFLAKLKDDKQVIDLEDVNALMVTLGSIEDFQKAEETDEAFEEKTEEHYQSQEPTGTKRLYRDTKRYIFGGVAAGIAHYFNIDVLWIRLLFIIGFLGLIPFQPVSVFILIAYIVMWIFLPANPELQEDEKVKKLYRSQENKVIGGVARGLAAYFGTDVAVIRILFVLSLIPGGAGLIIYLVLWFITPSAKTVTEKMQMEGTPITLSNIEKNIKSSLKVENGEESTLVKILLFPFRLIAIIINGLAKALGPVVNFIVEAARVVLGIILSLFGLGLGVIIIVLLFASQGIWFESSNINFFDIPNEMIANTFSIELVIVSFLFLLIPALFIMVSGISVMARKWLMNRTVAFSLLAVWFLSTIAAAIIIPTTAMNFRNDGEVFETYEYNLEDKVAILNLKEVGFEDYDVTNLKIRGYEGDKIKLEKRYRAQGTSRIDAEKNAKMAYHNVELKNDSILWFDSNIQFLEDAAFRAQSLNMILYVPYGQEFEMHRKMRHILRNTIYINGYNVSQIHNNRWIFEENEGLNCLTCSDTKTRSRAYSSTDSDQFFATPFDFSSDAYVRTYDIVDFSKVSAATGIFVEIKQGNGYDFQVVAEDEEDLEEFRFELKNERLKVYFNKKDWDWDIFSGDSWNWKGNIPEVKCIITMPELKELESSSAATVHILGFKGDKLDLDVSSAARVYAEIDYDLSNLEVSSASKAYLKGSLNSMNLDISSAAKVQAFDLIVKNAEVDASSASKVDIHVTDYLDANASSAAKVIYQGRPRLESNSSSGAKVSAD
- a CDS encoding PadR family transcriptional regulator: MIAEKIKAQLRTGVLEYCVMQILRRGEVYASDIIDELLEEDLIKVEGIIYPLLMRLKHENLVQYEWTEAQNGLPKKHYQLTDSGQNTIKALDETWSEINKSARRIKKKTEEQLKSSKEEN
- a CDS encoding PorV/PorQ family protein translates to MQKLLYIFLLSVLSFEVSAQISKPKYANEFLAIGVGARSFAMGGATVASVEGASAGYWNPAKLSSLKTDHSLDLMHAEYFAGIAAYDYLGFATSIDEDSKMGFSLIRFGVDDIPDTRFIYDANGALNYDNIRFFSAADYAFQFSYARNLKFLDGLSFGANAKVIHRTVGEFAKAWGFGFDLGAHYKWKNLDVGLVARDVTGTFTTWYHNITLIEDIYTQTNNEIPENTTEMAVPRLVLGSAYTQKLPYKFSIMAEVNFDATFDGERNAYISEEKFSVDPRAGIELGYDNMAFLRFGGNNLQKIKNFNGTERWNGQANIGVGFKYKVLQIDYAFTDLGNSSESLYSHVFTMIFNWNAKK
- a CDS encoding MBL fold metallo-hydrolase RNA specificity domain-containing protein, which produces MILKGENQSKNIIFSGDLGRETDPVLFPPSSFKTADAIFLESTYGDRTNEVAKVQDELKEYILKHMNEGVIMIPAFTVGRTQNLLFYINELMKTGQIPHLPVYIDSPMAISVTKLYEKFSDQHRLHEQDIFDNKNFHYVREHQHSKALDSLENRAIIISASGMLTGGRILSHLFKRLGNKNDLLLMVGFQAVGTRGRDILEGKESVKIYGEEVPIKCQFAKIDGLSAHADQTELLNWYEHFQDPLKFTFLVHGELEAMETLKSKLEEKGARNVFIPDYMESFELFSGI
- a CDS encoding LytR/AlgR family response regulator transcription factor; amino-acid sequence: MIKTIIIDDEPLATNLVAEYLSKFPDFEIVAICHDGFEGIKAIHQHQPNLIFLDVQMPKINGFEMLELLEEIPSVIFTTAFDEYAMKAFEVHAVDYLLKPFSQDRFDKAIEKFKQTGKGQNIQELLDNETTETIASLSRIVLRDRNDIKIIPTKEIQYLEANDDYVNIYTKEGKFLKNKTLSYFENHLQAESFVRVHRSYIVKIAEITKIEAYKKDSHLVILTSGEKIPVSKTGYPKLKSALGI
- a CDS encoding MBL fold metallo-hydrolase, whose product is MNVRVKFLGGAQSVTGSKYLLEIDDFKVLIDCGLFQGLKALRLRNWEDFPIDVKEIDAIVLTHAHLDHSGYVPRMVKQGYKKNVYCTEATAALLEVMWLDSAKLQEEEAEFAKKKGYSKHKNPLALYDQNDAEAALKTIIPKLFNKEFKLNEKISIIFHPAGHILVLPQLK
- a CDS encoding MBL fold metallo-hydrolase: MKIEQIYTGCLAHAAYYIENNGEAAIFDPLREVQPYIDRATKDKAKVKYVFETHFHADFVSGHLDLAKKTGAKIVYGPTAKPHFEAIVAQDNDIFEVGNYKIKVLHTPGHTMESTTYLLIDENGDDQGIITGDTLFIGDVGRPDLAQHVIEDLTEEKLAGHLYDSLHEKILPLADHLIVYPNHGAGSACGKMMSKETTDTLGHQKETNYALQPMEKEEFIKQLLTGLTPPPGYFPKNVLMNIQGYESIDHVLEKAKVPLSPEAFEAAANETGALVLDTRNAEEFSKGFIPNSINIGLDGNFAMWVGEMVADIKQKILLVAEEGKEEEAMIRLSRIGYDHTIGYLDRGFNNWKYAHKEIDKVSRIDARELACEMKDVPLIFDVRKKSEFDSEHVIGAQNIPLNQINSHLAELPKDKPFIIHCAGGYRSMLAASILKARGWEKFIDVRDGFKGIKETNIPISEYVCPTTLL